A region from the Triticum urartu cultivar G1812 chromosome 1, Tu2.1, whole genome shotgun sequence genome encodes:
- the LOC125540918 gene encoding spermidine hydroxycinnamoyltransferase 2-like encodes MSLVARRGKPELVLPARATPRETLPLSDIDDHRDLRYLQPAVEFFSAVDGHGRPAKAVFTAALAEALVHYYPLAGRLREAPGGRLVVECTGEGVVFVEAEADVSMDELGEPPLTACPFVEELLCDVGDARVVVGVPLFFMQLTQLRSGGFVIGLHICHNIADGYGSTQFLKCIADLARSGGDTSQIVSPVWNRELLTARIPPHINLAYEEFLQRLGSTTDDIMLSTPPEEMVGRFFLFGPRDMASLRRHAPVHLTPPITSFELLTAVMWRCRTVALSYELHQRVRLMFSLNARGRWKRHALVPHGFYGNVLFYPAVDTTVEELCFNPLGYALGLIREAKCDMTDDNMESMVDFMASMRGRPPLTMDRMYQVSDIKWVGQDALDFRWAKRVDGGVPMVGDIASKSVSYHMRCRNGKGHDLIAVSMLLPGPAMHKFEKEIHVWVDNEN; translated from the exons ATGTCCTTGGTGGCACGTCGAGGAAAACCTGAGCTGGTGCTACCAGCACGAGCAACACCGCGGGAGACTCTGCCTCTCTCCGACATTGATGACCACAGAGACCTGCGGTATCTGCAGCCTGCCGTTGAGTTCTTCAGCGCCGTCGATGGGCATGGGCGGCCTGCCAAGGCAGTTTTCACGGCGGCCCTCGCCGAGGCGCTTGTGCACTACTACCCGCTCGCAGGTCGTCTCCGGGAGGCTCCCGGGGGCAGGCTAGTCGTGGAATGCACCGGGGAAGGTGTGGTGTTCGTGGAGGCAGAGGCGGACGTGTCCATGGATGAATTAGGCGAGCCGCCGCTGACAGCATGCCCGTTCGTGGAAGAACTGCTGTGCGATGTGGGCGACGCTAGGGTTGTGGTCGGAGTTCCCTTGTTCTTCATGCAG CTAACCCAACTCAGAAGCGGAGGATTTGTGATTGGCCTTCACATATGCCACAACATCGCCGACGGCTATGGAAGCACCCAATTCCTGAAATGCATCGCCGACTTGGCACGTAGCGGGGGTGACACCTCCCAAATCGTATCGCCGGTTTGGAACCGGGAGCTCCTGACGGCACGCATCCCGCCGCACATAAACCTGGCATATGAGGAATTCCTCCAGCGATTAGGCAGCACCACAGACGACATCATGCTATCAACACCGCCAGAAGAAATGGTCGGCCGCTTCTTCCTCTTCGGCCCTAGGGACATGGCATCACTACGAAGGCATGCCCCCGTGCACCTAACACCGCCGATCACCAGCTTCGAGCTTCTGACTGCTGTCATGTGGCGTTGCCGCACAGTGGCGCTCAGCTACGAGCTCCACCAGCGGGTGCGCCTGATGTTTTCTCTGAATGCGCGTGGGAGGTGGAAGCGTCATGCACTCGTCCCGCATGGGTTCTATGGGAATGTGCTCTTCTACCCTGCAGTAGACACGACCGTCGAAGAACTGTGCTTCAACCCGCTTGGCTATGCGCTCGGACTCATCCGCGAGGCCAAGTGTGACATGACAGACGACAACATGGAGTCGATGGTGGATTTCATGGCGTCTATGCGTGGGAGGCCACCTCTCACAATGGACAGAATGTACCAGGTCTCTGACATCAAATGGGTTGGACAGGACGCGCTAGACTTCAGATGGGCGAAGCGGGTTGACGGTGGCGTGCCCATGGTTGGGGACATCGCCTCCAAGTCCGTGAGCTACCATATGAGGTGCAGGAATGGCAAAGGTCATGACCTGATCGCGGTGTCCATGCTATTACCAGGACCTGCAATGCACAAGTTCGAAAAGGAGATTCATGTTTGGGTGGACAACGAAAACTAG